TGGCGGCGAACATCTCGCTGATCACCATGAGGATGATCCCGATGGAGAGGCCCTGCCGCATGCCGGTGACGATCTGCGGGCTGGCCGATCGGATCACCAGGTGCCACAGCCGGGCGGGGCCGGCGATCCGGTAGCAGCGCGCCGTGTCGAGCAGGACCGGGTCCACGGCCCGGACGCCCTCGACGGTGTTGAGCAGGATCGGCCAGACGCAGCCGGAGACGATGACCAGGACCTTCATGGTGTTGCCGATCCCGGCGAAGAGGATGAGTACCGGCACCAGTACCGGTGGCGGGATCGCCCGGAGGAACTCCAGCACCGGTTCGCAGAATGCCCGCAGCCGCCGCGAGGAGCCGATGGCCACGCCCGCGCCGACGCCCAGCAGCACGGCGAGGGTGAATCCGCCGAGCAGGCGGAGCAGGCTGGGCAGCACGTCGGTGCGCAGCCGGCCGGAGTGCAGCCACACGTCGTCGATGCTGGCCAGGATCTCCGACAGCGGCGGCAGGTAGTAGCTGTCGCTGTCGGCGGTGAGCACCCACCAGCAGGCGAGCAGCCCGATCGGCAGGGCCAGGGCGGCGACGACGTGCCGCACCGTGCGGCGGAGGCGATCCGTCATGCCGGCACCTCCCGTCGGATCGACGGATGCCACCTGAGCAGCCGCCGTTCCAGCTGGCGGGCCAGTATGTTTACCGCCACTCCGAGCAGCCCGGTGACGATGATCAGCGCGTACATCCGGGGGACGGCGGCACCGGACTGCGCGACGCCGATCTCGTGGCCGAGACCGGGGGCACCGATCACCAGTTCGGCGGTGATGGTGAGGATCAGCGCCACGGCGGCGGCCAGGCGGACGCCGGTGAGCAGGTACGGCAGCGCGGTCGGCCAGGTGACGTGCCGGATCCGGGCCAGCCGCCCGAGGCCGAAGGTGCGGGCGGTCTCCTGGGCGACCGGGTCGACGTCCTGCACGCCGTGCAGCACCTGGACGAGCACCTGCCAGAACGCGGCGTAGACCACAAGCAGCAGCACCGATCGCAGGCTGGTGCCGAAGAGCAGCACGGCCAGCGGGATGAGTGCCACCGAGGGGATGGGACGCAGGAACTCGATCGTGGAGGCGGTGGCCTCCCGCAGGATCGGTGCGGTGCCGAGCACGAACCCGACGACGATGCCGAGCGCCACGGCGATGAGCAGCCCGAGGAACCATCCCCGGAGGGTGTCGCCCAGGGCGGTCCAGAAGGCGCCTTCGCCGGCCAGCTCCGCCAGGGCCACCCCGGTGCGGCTGGCCGGCGGCAGGTAGTCCGGTGCGACGACACCGAGCCGCGGCACCACCTCCAGCAGCGCGAGGAAGGTGGCGAAGCCGAACACGCCGAGCAGCGTCGGGTCGCCGAGCAGCCCGGTTGGACGGCGCATGCAGCTCTCCCGCGTCGGGCGGTCCGGCGGGACCGGGGGGTGGGTTGGGCCCGCCCGGTCTGTTCGCCAACCGAACGGCCGTTCTCATCTAGAACGGTTCCACGTGGTCTGGCCCGCGTCAACGGATCGCCGCGAGTTTTCGGCAACCGGGCCCGACGTCGCACACAACGCAGTTCGCGGCACGTTGACGGCACCCGCTGTCGAGCATTATGTTCGAGATAAGTACGCAAGTCCGCATACCGAACACGGCGCGCGGATCACCGATCGCAGGAGGCGGGAGGCCCATGGCGAAGCTCGTCTCGCTTGCCGACGGCGTCGCGGAACTGGTTCGCGACGGGGACACGGTGGCGCTGGAAGGGTTCACCCACCTCATCCCGTTCGCCGCCGGTCACGAGATCATCCGACAGCAGCGGCGCGACCTGACCCTGGTCCGGATGACTCCCGACGTCATCTACGACCAGCTCATCGGTGCCGGCTGCGCGCGTCGGTTGGTCTTCTCCTGGGGCGGCAACCCCGGCGTCGGCTCGCTGCACCGCTTCCGGGACGCCGTGCAGAACTCCTGGCCGGTCCCGCTGGAGTTGGAGGAGCACAGCCACGCGGGGATGGCCAACCGGTACGTCGCCGGTGCCTCCGGCCTGCCGTTCGCGGTGCTGCGCGGCTACACCGGCACGGACCTGCCCCGGCACACCACAAACATCCGCCCGATCGAGTGCCCGTTCACCGGGGAGACGCTGACCGCGGTGCCCGCCCTGCGTCCCGACGTCACGGTGGTGCACGCCCAGCGGGCCGACCGCGCCGGCAACGTGCAGATGTGGGGGATCACCGGGGTGCAGAAGGAGGCGGTGCTGGCGGCGCACCGGTCGCTTGTCACCGTCGAGGAGATCGTCGACGAACTCGACCCGGTGCCCGGACAGGTCGTGCTGCCCGGCTGGGCGGTCACCGCGGTGGCTCGGGTGCCCGGCGGCTCGCACCCGTCGTACACCCAGGGCTACTCGGTGCGCGACAACGACTTCTACGTGGCCTGGGACGAGATCAGCCGGGACCGCGAGACCTTCCAGGACTGGATCGCGCGGCACGTGCTCACCACGGAGGTGCCGGCATGACGGACTACACCGCCGACGAGATGATGACCGTCGCCGCCGCCCGGCAGTTGCGCGACGGTACCGCCTGCTTCGTCGGGATCGGGCTGCCCAGCACCGCGGCGAACCTGGCCCGGGCCACCCACGCGCCGAACCTCGTGCTGATCTACGAGTCGGGGTGCCTCGGCGCCAAGCCCGACCGGTTGCCGCTGTCCATCGGCGACGGGGTGCTCGCCGACACCGCCGACGCGGTGGTCTCCGTGCCCGAGGTCTTCAACTACTGGCTCCAGCCCGGCCGCATCGACGTCGGCTTCCTCGGCGCCGCCCAACTCGACCGGTACGGCAACATCAACACCACGGTCATCGGCGGCGACTACGCCGACCCGAAGGTACGCCTGCCCGGTGCCGGTGGGGCACCCGAGATCGCCGCCTCCTGCCGCGAGGTGGTGGTCGTCGTCCGGCAGAGCCTGCGTACCTGCACCGAACGGGTCGACTTCGTCACCTCGGTCGGCTTCGGGTCCGGGCCGGGTGACCGGGAACGGTTGGGCCTGCGCGGCGGCGGCCCCCGTACGGTGATCACCGACCTCGGCGTCCTCGAAGCG
This DNA window, taken from Micromonospora sp. FIMYZ51, encodes the following:
- a CDS encoding CoA-transferase: MTDYTADEMMTVAAARQLRDGTACFVGIGLPSTAANLARATHAPNLVLIYESGCLGAKPDRLPLSIGDGVLADTADAVVSVPEVFNYWLQPGRIDVGFLGAAQLDRYGNINTTVIGGDYADPKVRLPGAGGAPEIAASCREVVVVVRQSLRTCTERVDFVTSVGFGSGPGDRERLGLRGGGPRTVITDLGVLEADPATCELTLTRLHPGVTVEQARAATGWPLAVSAELVTGEPPTAEELAVLRALEATKK
- a CDS encoding ABC transporter permease yields the protein MTDRLRRTVRHVVAALALPIGLLACWWVLTADSDSYYLPPLSEILASIDDVWLHSGRLRTDVLPSLLRLLGGFTLAVLLGVGAGVAIGSSRRLRAFCEPVLEFLRAIPPPVLVPVLILFAGIGNTMKVLVIVSGCVWPILLNTVEGVRAVDPVLLDTARCYRIAGPARLWHLVIRSASPQIVTGMRQGLSIGIILMVISEMFAASNGLGFSIIQFQRTFAVTEMWTGILLLGLLGFLLATAMRIFERRALNWYLGLRQTQRGGDR
- a CDS encoding ABC transporter permease: MRRPTGLLGDPTLLGVFGFATFLALLEVVPRLGVVAPDYLPPASRTGVALAELAGEGAFWTALGDTLRGWFLGLLIAVALGIVVGFVLGTAPILREATASTIEFLRPIPSVALIPLAVLLFGTSLRSVLLLVVYAAFWQVLVQVLHGVQDVDPVAQETARTFGLGRLARIRHVTWPTALPYLLTGVRLAAAVALILTITAELVIGAPGLGHEIGVAQSGAAVPRMYALIIVTGLLGVAVNILARQLERRLLRWHPSIRREVPA
- a CDS encoding CoA transferase subunit A yields the protein MAKLVSLADGVAELVRDGDTVALEGFTHLIPFAAGHEIIRQQRRDLTLVRMTPDVIYDQLIGAGCARRLVFSWGGNPGVGSLHRFRDAVQNSWPVPLELEEHSHAGMANRYVAGASGLPFAVLRGYTGTDLPRHTTNIRPIECPFTGETLTAVPALRPDVTVVHAQRADRAGNVQMWGITGVQKEAVLAAHRSLVTVEEIVDELDPVPGQVVLPGWAVTAVARVPGGSHPSYTQGYSVRDNDFYVAWDEISRDRETFQDWIARHVLTTEVPA